The following proteins are encoded in a genomic region of Magnolia sinica isolate HGM2019 chromosome 1, MsV1, whole genome shotgun sequence:
- the LOC131221444 gene encoding nuclear transcription factor Y subunit A-7-like isoform X3: MPSESVNTNTVEPEVHSVLPATIRSRLRWCDVGYGIVSPVAMLLESSKSPVGTANGGAGAKGVSSHADDRLDEGANVSKEMQVMSTQKGSDGKHGQEQQQAQNATSTIPHVITDYAVPHTHLELGRTVACASYPYPDPYYGGIVTAYGTQALVHPQILGVHHSRMPLPFEMAEEPVYVNAKQYHGILRRRQLRAKAELEKKLIRGRKPYLHESRHQHAMRRARGSGGRFLNTKKLNSIAANPNPNPNPEKV; this comes from the exons ATGCCCTCAGAATCCGTAAATACGAACACAGTAGAACCTGAGGTTCACAGTGTTCTGCCAGCAACAATCCGTTCTCGGCTTCGGTGGTGTGATGTTGGGTATGGTATTGTCTCTCCAGTAGCCATGTTATTGGAGAGCTCAAAGTCTCCAGTTGGAACTGCCAATGGAGGTGCAGGAGCCAAAGGAGTTTCATCACATGCTGATGATAGACTTGATGAGGGTGCTAATGTTAGCAAAGAAATGCAAGTTATGTCGACACAGAAAG GATCTGATGGAAAGCATGGGCAAGAACAACAACAGGCTCAGAATGCCACATCTACAATACCTCATGTAATTACTGATTATGCTGTGCCGCATACCCACTTGGAACTTGGTCGTACAGTT GCTTGTGCATCATATCCATATCCAGATCCTTATTATGGCGGGATTGTGACTGCTTATGGAACTCAGGCTCTG GTACATCCTCAAATACTCGGGGTGCATCATAGTCGTATGCCTTTGCCCTTTGAAATGGCAGAGGAACCTGTTTATGTAAATGCCAAGCAATACCATGGAATTCTGAGACGAAGACAGTTGCGTGCAAAGGCCGAATTGGAAAAGAAATTGATAAGAGGTAGAAAG CCGTATCTTCATGAATCTCGTCATCAGCATGCTATGAGAAGGGCGAGGGGAAGTGGGGGTCGTTTCCTCAACACAAAGAAGCTAAATAGCATTGCTGCCAACCCCAACCCCAACCCCAACCCCGAGAAG GTGTAG
- the LOC131221444 gene encoding nuclear transcription factor Y subunit A-9-like isoform X2 has translation MPSESVNTNTVEPEVHSVLPATIRSRLRWCDVGYGIVSPVAMLLESSKSPVGTANGGAGAKGVSSHADDRLDEGANVSKEMQVMSTQKGSDGKHGQEQQQAQNATSTIPHVITDYAVPHTHLELGRTVACASYPYPDPYYGGIVTAYGTQALVHPQILGVHHSRMPLPFEMAEEPVYVNAKQYHGILRRRQLRAKAELEKKLIRGRKPYLHESRHQHAMRRARGSGGRFLNTKKLNSIAANPNPNPNPEKQEVKGLTSTTQDMHEQIMYSNGNGCYRQHSDFHLAAFHNLSVKRGEESDCSRQQQGGLCVGQAQHRALTIQ, from the exons ATGCCCTCAGAATCCGTAAATACGAACACAGTAGAACCTGAGGTTCACAGTGTTCTGCCAGCAACAATCCGTTCTCGGCTTCGGTGGTGTGATGTTGGGTATGGTATTGTCTCTCCAGTAGCCATGTTATTGGAGAGCTCAAAGTCTCCAGTTGGAACTGCCAATGGAGGTGCAGGAGCCAAAGGAGTTTCATCACATGCTGATGATAGACTTGATGAGGGTGCTAATGTTAGCAAAGAAATGCAAGTTATGTCGACACAGAAAG GATCTGATGGAAAGCATGGGCAAGAACAACAACAGGCTCAGAATGCCACATCTACAATACCTCATGTAATTACTGATTATGCTGTGCCGCATACCCACTTGGAACTTGGTCGTACAGTT GCTTGTGCATCATATCCATATCCAGATCCTTATTATGGCGGGATTGTGACTGCTTATGGAACTCAGGCTCTG GTACATCCTCAAATACTCGGGGTGCATCATAGTCGTATGCCTTTGCCCTTTGAAATGGCAGAGGAACCTGTTTATGTAAATGCCAAGCAATACCATGGAATTCTGAGACGAAGACAGTTGCGTGCAAAGGCCGAATTGGAAAAGAAATTGATAAGAGGTAGAAAG CCGTATCTTCATGAATCTCGTCATCAGCATGCTATGAGAAGGGCGAGGGGAAGTGGGGGTCGTTTCCTCAACACAAAGAAGCTAAATAGCATTGCTGCCAACCCCAACCCCAACCCCAACCCCGAGAAG CAAGAAGTAAAAGGACTCACTTCAACAACGCAGGATATGCACGAACAGATCATGTATTCCAATGGGAATGGCTGTTACCGGCAACATTCAGACTTCCACCTGGCAGCCTTCCATAACCTGTCAGTCAAAAGGGGGGAAGAAAGTGATTGCTCACGGCAGCAGCAAGGTGGCTTGTGTGTGGGCCAGGCCCAACACAGGGCCCTCACCATCCAATAA
- the LOC131221444 gene encoding nuclear transcription factor Y subunit A-9-like isoform X4 produces MPSESVNTNTVEPEVHSVLPATIRSRLRWCDVGYGIVSPVAMLLESSKSPVGTANGGAGAKGVSSHADDRLDEGANVSKEMQVMSTQKGSDGKHGQEQQQAQNATSTIPHVITDYAVPHTHLELGRTVACASYPYPDPYYGGIVTAYGTQALVHPQILGVHHSRMPLPFEMAEEPVYVNAKQYHGILRRRQLRAKAELEKKLIRGRKV; encoded by the exons ATGCCCTCAGAATCCGTAAATACGAACACAGTAGAACCTGAGGTTCACAGTGTTCTGCCAGCAACAATCCGTTCTCGGCTTCGGTGGTGTGATGTTGGGTATGGTATTGTCTCTCCAGTAGCCATGTTATTGGAGAGCTCAAAGTCTCCAGTTGGAACTGCCAATGGAGGTGCAGGAGCCAAAGGAGTTTCATCACATGCTGATGATAGACTTGATGAGGGTGCTAATGTTAGCAAAGAAATGCAAGTTATGTCGACACAGAAAG GATCTGATGGAAAGCATGGGCAAGAACAACAACAGGCTCAGAATGCCACATCTACAATACCTCATGTAATTACTGATTATGCTGTGCCGCATACCCACTTGGAACTTGGTCGTACAGTT GCTTGTGCATCATATCCATATCCAGATCCTTATTATGGCGGGATTGTGACTGCTTATGGAACTCAGGCTCTG GTACATCCTCAAATACTCGGGGTGCATCATAGTCGTATGCCTTTGCCCTTTGAAATGGCAGAGGAACCTGTTTATGTAAATGCCAAGCAATACCATGGAATTCTGAGACGAAGACAGTTGCGTGCAAAGGCCGAATTGGAAAAGAAATTGATAAGAGGTAGAAAG GTGTAG
- the LOC131221444 gene encoding nuclear transcription factor Y subunit A-1-like isoform X1, with product MPSESVNTNTVEPEVHSVLPATIRSRLRWCDVGYGIVSPVAMLLESSKSPVGTANGGAGAKGVSSHADDRLDEGANVSKEMQVMSTQKGSDGKHGQEQQQAQNATSTIPHVITDYAVPHTHLELGRTVACASYPYPDPYYGGIVTAYGTQALVHPQILGVHHSRMPLPFEMAEEPVYVNAKQYHGILRRRQLRAKAELEKKLIRGRKPYLHESRHQHAMRRARGSGGRFLNTKKLNSIAANPNPNPNPEKVTESSPGAPMPSVSLSDSEHSLSACTRGSSITQQEVKGLTSTTQDMHEQIMYSNGNGCYRQHSDFHLAAFHNLSVKRGEESDCSRQQQGGLCVGQAQHRALTIQ from the exons ATGCCCTCAGAATCCGTAAATACGAACACAGTAGAACCTGAGGTTCACAGTGTTCTGCCAGCAACAATCCGTTCTCGGCTTCGGTGGTGTGATGTTGGGTATGGTATTGTCTCTCCAGTAGCCATGTTATTGGAGAGCTCAAAGTCTCCAGTTGGAACTGCCAATGGAGGTGCAGGAGCCAAAGGAGTTTCATCACATGCTGATGATAGACTTGATGAGGGTGCTAATGTTAGCAAAGAAATGCAAGTTATGTCGACACAGAAAG GATCTGATGGAAAGCATGGGCAAGAACAACAACAGGCTCAGAATGCCACATCTACAATACCTCATGTAATTACTGATTATGCTGTGCCGCATACCCACTTGGAACTTGGTCGTACAGTT GCTTGTGCATCATATCCATATCCAGATCCTTATTATGGCGGGATTGTGACTGCTTATGGAACTCAGGCTCTG GTACATCCTCAAATACTCGGGGTGCATCATAGTCGTATGCCTTTGCCCTTTGAAATGGCAGAGGAACCTGTTTATGTAAATGCCAAGCAATACCATGGAATTCTGAGACGAAGACAGTTGCGTGCAAAGGCCGAATTGGAAAAGAAATTGATAAGAGGTAGAAAG CCGTATCTTCATGAATCTCGTCATCAGCATGCTATGAGAAGGGCGAGGGGAAGTGGGGGTCGTTTCCTCAACACAAAGAAGCTAAATAGCATTGCTGCCAACCCCAACCCCAACCCCAACCCCGAGAAGGTAACGGAGTCAAGCCCAGGTGCTCCCATGCCGTCTGTGAGCTTGTCTGATTCTGAACACTCACTGTCTGCTTGCACCCGGGGTTCCTCCATCACCCAGCAAGAAGTAAAAGGACTCACTTCAACAACGCAGGATATGCACGAACAGATCATGTATTCCAATGGGAATGGCTGTTACCGGCAACATTCAGACTTCCACCTGGCAGCCTTCCATAACCTGTCAGTCAAAAGGGGGGAAGAAAGTGATTGCTCACGGCAGCAGCAAGGTGGCTTGTGTGTGGGCCAGGCCCAACACAGGGCCCTCACCATCCAATAA
- the LOC131221439 gene encoding guanylate kinase 1-like yields MGEAQEFFLDELQEVLPVGFDSESRGYQTATVVGEKIYAIGGSDDGVTLSISVRIFNKSTGKWVIPTMLGMKPAPCKGHSAVLLNKDRILILKRDAPPDDCTWFLEVDTPFVKEQKEILDTEVVAWSKGVKGEGPKPVVISGPSGVGKGTLITKLVNDFPSTFGFSVSHTTRAPRDKEKDGIHYHFTERSVMEKDTQDGKFLEFAHVHGNLYGTSIEAVEKVTDSGKRCILDIDVQGARSVKASSLEVISFFICPPSFEELEKRLRARGTETEEQVQNRLRNARAELEQGNSSGLFDHILVNGDLETCYGSLKKILGLDGSTNTGYQPSTKNIEIPAAAQSVFEMDQKVLIQCGSTELGKASNSLFVLDVSSLRGGAPGRTRGLNMYAIWKWPKNNRTTSKSHIETLE; encoded by the exons ATG GGAGAAGCTCAGGAGTTCTTTCTAGATGAGCTACAAGAAGTTCTTCCAGTTGGGTTTGATTCAGAATCCAGAGGCTACCAGACAGCTACCGTCGTTGGCGAGAAAATT tACGCAATCGGAGGGTCAGATGATGGAGTGACCTTGTCGATTAGTGTCCGTATTTTCAATAAGTCGACAGGCAAATG GGTGATTCCGACTATGTTAGGAATGAAACCTGCCCCATGTAAAGGGCACTCTGCTGTGCTTCTAAATAAAGATAGGATTTTGATTCTTAAGAGGGACGCCCCACCGGATGATTGCACTTGGTTTCTTGAG GTTGACACCCCGTTTGTTAAAGAGCAGAAGGAGATACTGGACACTGAGGTGGTTGCTTGGAGTAAAGGGGTGAAAGGTGAAGGGCCTAAGCCAGTTGTGATCAGCGGTCCCTCTGGTGTGGGTAAAGGTACATTAATAACCAAGCTCGTGAATGACTTCCCGTCCACCTTTGGGTTTTCCGTGAGCCACACCACCCGTGCTCCAAGAGACAAAGAGAAGGACGGAATCCATTACCATTTCACTGAACGAAGCGTGATGGAGAAAGATACACAAGATGGGAAGTTCCTCGAATTTGCACATGTTCATGGAAACCTCTATGGAACGAGTATTGAGGCAGTTGAGAAAGTGACAGATTCGGGAAAG AGATGCATTCTTGATATTGATGTCCAAGGAGCTAGATCTGTGAAGGCAAGCTCTCTTGAAGTGATATCCTTCTTTATCTGTCCACCTTCATTTGAGGAGCTTGAGAAGCGCCTCCGTGCACG GGGGACCGAAACAGAGGAACAGGTCCAAAATCGTCTTAGAAATGCAAGAGCCGAGCTCGAGCAAGGAAATTCGTCGGGCCTGTTTGACCATATATTGGTAAACGGCGACCTCGAAACATGCTATGGAAGTCTTAAG AAAATCCTCGGTCTGGATGGGAGCACCAACACCGGCTATCAACCAT CTACGAAGAACATTGAAATCCCAGCAGCAGCCCAATCAGTCTTTGAAATGGATCAGAAGGTTCTAATACAGTGTGGAAGTACTGAACTCGGAAAAGCCTCAAATAGCTT GTTTGTGCTTGATGTATCTTCGCTTCGTGGAGGCGCTCCTGGCCGGACAAGAGGGTTAAACATGTATGCCATTTGGAAATGGCCCAAAAATAATCgaacaacttcaaaatcccacatTGAAACTTTGGAATGA